The following is a genomic window from Flavobacterium crassostreae.
TTCTAGAACCGTTGGCTATTGTGATTTCGCCTTATGCGCCACATATTGCCGAGGAGTTATGGTCGTTATTAGGTCATGAAGGGTCTATTGCAATGGTTTCTTTTCCAGTGTTCGAACCCAAACATTTGGTGGAATCCGAAAAAGAATATCCAGTATCTTTCAACGGAAAAATGCGTTTTACCATTACGTTGCCTTTGGATTTAACCAAAGACCAAATTGAAGCAATTGTTATGAAAGACGAAAGAACAATAAAACAATTAGAGGGCAGAACGCCAAATAAGGTGATTATTGTTCCAGGAAAAATAATCAATTTGGTGGGTTAAAAACCACCGATTGTAATTGCACAAAAAATCCAAATTCGGCAACGGCTAGAATTTGGATTTTTTAGTTGCGTCTATTTAACGGATGTCAAATTGGCATTTTTGAAATTTGGTTCAGAATTTGCTATTGGATTAGTAACTTTATAAAAAACTAAAAAACAGCACTATGGGAATGGGATATTTAATTTTGGCTGGAGCAATTATGCTTTGCAGCTGGTTGGTAAGTTCAAGACTAAAGAGCAAATTTGAACAGTATTCTAAATTACACTTACAAAACGGCATGTCTGGGGCAGAGATTGCCCAAAAAATGCTTGCCGATAACGGCATACATAATGTGCAAGTAATTTCGACTCCGGGGCAATTAACAGACCATTACAATCCGGTAAATAAAACCGTAAATTTGAGTGAGGCTGTTTATAACCAACGTAATGCAGCAGCAGCAGCGGTGGCGGCTCATGAGTGTGGTCACGCAGTACAACACGCTGTGGGCTATCAGTGGCTTAGCATGCGATCTAAGCTGGTGCCTTTTGTAAATGTGGCCTCAAGTTATATGCAGTGGGTTTTGTTGGCAGGGATTGTCTTAATTCAGACTTTTCCGGTTTTATTGTTGGGTGGGATTGTGCTTTTTGCAGTAACAACAGTATTTTCGATAGTTACCCTTCCGGTGGAGTATGATGCTAGTAATCGTGCTTTGGCTTGGTTAGAAAACAACAGAATGCTTACGCAAAAAGAGCAAGCAGGAGCTAAAGATGCCTTAAAGTGGGCTGCAAGAACGTATGTAGTGGCTGCTTTGGGTTCTATTGGGACGCTATTGTATTATGTTTCGATTTATTTAAACAGAAGGTAATTTATAGTCTACATATACTACTACAAAACGTTGGTCCGGAATAAATTTATACTATTCTAGACCAACGTTTTTTTTAATGTACCCAGTTGTTGTTTGCTTTAGCTAAGCGGGCTTTTGGGTTTAAATTTTTGCAAATTTAGTTTCTAAATTTTGAAGCCATTTTTCTCTAGTATTCTGGCTTACAGATTTTACTTTGTTAAAACTAATCCATTTTCTGTTTTTGTAGCCTAATTTCCAAAAAGTACCTCTCATTAATGCTTTTTGGATGGCGTTGCCAAACACAAGTCTATAGATAAAACCAGGGGTGTTCATGGTAGTGATTACGGTAACTGCTTTTATGTTGGTTAATAAGGGTTTCATTAGCGTGTTGCTTTGGTTTGTATAGTCATAAGCCAAGCCCGGAAATATCACTCGGTCTATAAATCCTTTCATTAAGGCAGGCATTAACTCCCACCATATTGGAAAAATAAAGATAAGTTGGTCTGCTTTTTTTAGACGATCCTGATAGGATAGTACTTGTGGATCAACGGGTTTTTTGTCTCTAAATGCCTTTAAATCTTGGGCACTCATAACGGGATTAAATTTTTCTTTATCCAGGTGTATCAAATCAATAGAATGACCGCCTTTTATTAATCCCTTTTGTACAGACTCTAAAATTGCATTACAAAAACTGCCGTCATAAGGATGGTTAAATAGAATTACTATATTCATTGTAGTTTGGGTTAATAGGATTTTAGTTGGAGGATATTTTAGTCACATATTGGTTGGTAAGAGCGCTTATGGTTGGGTAGTTTTTTGCTTTGCCCAGATTAAAAATAAATTTATCGGGTCTAATAATTACAAAATCTACCTTATTGTCTTGCATCCATTTTTCGAAATAAGAAGACTTAATTTGGTTGGTCTCCGTAGGAGTGTGGCTTACAATTGCAACGTGTTTTATCCAAGGAGTAACTTGGCTTGGCTTTATCTCCGAATTGGACAGATAAAGAACAACCCAGTTAAAACCACAAATTGCATCAAAATAACCAACGCCATCAGAATGTTTTATTTTGGGCTGCGGGAGTCTTTTGCCAACCAGAGCATGTTTTTTAGAGTAAAAATTATTGACCTCTAATCCGTACAAATGTTTCT
Proteins encoded in this region:
- a CDS encoding zinc metallopeptidase — translated: MGMGYLILAGAIMLCSWLVSSRLKSKFEQYSKLHLQNGMSGAEIAQKMLADNGIHNVQVISTPGQLTDHYNPVNKTVNLSEAVYNQRNAAAAAVAAHECGHAVQHAVGYQWLSMRSKLVPFVNVASSYMQWVLLAGIVLIQTFPVLLLGGIVLFAVTTVFSIVTLPVEYDASNRALAWLENNRMLTQKEQAGAKDALKWAARTYVVAALGSIGTLLYYVSIYLNRR
- a CDS encoding NAD(P)H-dependent oxidoreductase; the protein is MNIVILFNHPYDGSFCNAILESVQKGLIKGGHSIDLIHLDKEKFNPVMSAQDLKAFRDKKPVDPQVLSYQDRLKKADQLIFIFPIWWELMPALMKGFIDRVIFPGLAYDYTNQSNTLMKPLLTNIKAVTVITTMNTPGFIYRLVFGNAIQKALMRGTFWKLGYKNRKWISFNKVKSVSQNTREKWLQNLETKFAKI